CGCGCACGCACCAGCACGGTCCGCCGCGGTCCGGACGCCCGGGCACGGACACGGGCACCCGGCTCCCGCGCCCCGCGGAGGCCGTGGCCGACGATCCCGACGACGCCTTTCTCTCCGCGATGCGGGCCTCCGGGTTCGCGTCCGTACCGGCATCCGGCGCGGCACGGACCTCCGGCGGCGCCCAGGTGTCCGGCGGCGCGCCGGCGGGCGTCCGCGGGCCGGCGGCCGTGCGTCCGCCGGCCCGCGGCCCGGCGGCCGGGGACGCCCGCGGTCCCACCCGCGCGGCCGAAGCCGGCCGGGCGCCGCGCCGTACCCCGCCGCTCCCGGACGGCGCCGAGTCCTCGGCCGTCTACCGGGCCCGCGGGCAGCGCGGCCCGGTGCCCGTCCCGTCCGCCGCGACGCCGGCCAGGATGCCGTCCGCCAAGCTCACCGGACTCGGCTGCTGGCTGCTGGCGACGCTGGCGCTGCTGGCGTTCGCCTTCCTGGACCAGCTGCTCCTGGGCGGCGTGCAGAGCGCGTACGGCGTCTTCTTCCTGCTGGTGAGCGTGGCCGCGGCGCTCTGGGTGCGGCCGTACGACCTGGTCTTCGCGCCGGTCACCCTGCCGATCGCGTTCACGCTGGGCACGCTGCCGATCCAGCACGGCGGGGCCGGTTTCGGCGGGGTGGTGACGGGCGTCTTCACGGTCCTCGCGCTGAACGCCGGCTGGCTCTACGCGGGCACGCTGGTCTGCGCGCTGATCGCGCTCGTCCGGCGGGTGGCGGTCATCGCCCGGCGTCGGGCCAGCCGAGGGGCGACTCGACCGCAGGACGGGACGCGGGGCCCCCGGGACGGGGCGTCGGCGCAGGCTGCCGAGCAGGCGAGGCCACGACCGGGGAACCGTCCGCGCCGGGTGGCTCGCCAGTCCGAGCGGCGTACGCCGCCATCGCGGCCCCGACGATCCCCGCGTTGTTCCGAAGCTGAGCCGGCACGATCTCGGCCCTGATGCCCTCGATCAGCGGCAGGAACTTCTCCGCCTTGCGGGACACCCCGCCGCCGATCACGAACAGCTCGGGTGAGAACAGCATCTCCACGTGGGCGAGGTACTTCTTGACCCGGTGGGCCCACTGCTCCCAGCTGAGGTCGTGGTCCTCCTTGGCCTTCGTGGACGCGCGCTTCTCGGCCTCGTGCCCGTTCAGCTCCAGATGGCCCAGCTCGGTGTTGGGGAGCAGCCGGCCGTCGCTGAAGACGGCGCTGCCGATGCCGGTGCCGAAGGTCAGGAGGATGACCGTGCCGGACCGGCCGCGGCCCGCGCCGTGCTGCATCTCGGCCAGGCCGGCCGCGTCCGCGTCGTTGAGCACCGTGACGGGGCAGCCGCCGGCCTCGCCGCCCAGCCGCCCGGTGAGCAGCGCGGCGACGTCGGTATCGATCCAGCGTTTGTCGACATTGGCGGCGGTACGGGCCGTCCCGCCGACGATCACGCCGGGGAAGGTCACCCCGACCGGCCCCGACCACCCGAAGTGCTCCACGACCTCCGCGACGCAGTCCGCGACCGCGTCGGGGGTGGCCGGGTGCGGGGTCAGTACCTTGTGGCGCTCCTCCGTCAGGTCGCCCCGCTCCAGATCCACCGGGGCACCCTTGATGCCCGATCCGCCGATGTCCACACCGAAGACCCTCATGGGAAAAGGCTAGGCGGCCCCGGGCCGGGATGCCCGGGGGAAACGGAATCCCGTGGCGGTCAGCCCTCGGTCGTCCCGCCGGCCGCCCTGGCCTCGGCGCGCAGGTCGCGGCGCAGCTCCTTGGGGAGGGAGAAGGCGATGGACTCCTGGGCGGCGGTGACGGTCTCCACGTCCTCGTAGCCGCGCTGGGCGAGCCAGTCCAGCACGCCGTGGACGAGGATCTCGGGGACCGAGGCGCCGGAGGTGACACCGACCGTGCCGACGCCCTCCAGCCAGCTCTCGTCGATCTCCTCGGCGTAGTCCACCAGGTGGGCGTCGCGCGCGCCGGCGCCGAGCGCCACCTCGACCAGCCGGACGGAGTTGGAGGAGTTCTTGGAGCCGACGACGATGACCAGGTCGGCCTCGGCGCCCATCTGCTTCACCGCGGTCTGGCGGTTCTGGGTGGCGTAGCAGATGTCGTCGCTGGGCGGCGAGAGGAGGTTGGGGAAGCGGCCCTTGAGGGCGTCCACGGTCTCCATGGTCTCGTCGACGGAAAGGGTGGTCTGGGAGAGCCAGACGACCTTGTCGGGGTCGCGGACCTCGACGTTCTCGACGTCGCCGGGGCCGTCGACGAGGGTGATGTGGTCGGGCGCCTCGCCGCTGGTGCCGATGACCTCCTCGTGGCCCTCGTGGCCGATCAGGAGGATGTCGTAGTCCTCGTTGGCGAACCGGACGGCTTCCTTGTGGACCTTGGTGACCAGCGGGCAGGTCGCGTCGATGGTGGCGAGCTTGCCGCGCTTGGCCTCCTCGTGCACGACGGGGGCGACGCCGTGCGCCGAGAAGATGACGATGTTGCCCTCGGGCACCTCTTCCGTCTCGTCGACGAAGATCGCGCCCTTCTTCTCGAGGGTCTTGACGACGTACTTGTTGTGCACGATCTCGTGGCGCACGTAGACGGGGGCGCCGTACTGCTCAAGTGCCTTCTCGACGGCGATCACGGCGCGGTCCACGCCCGCGCAGTAGCCACGGGGGGCGGCGAGCAGGACCTTGCGGGCGGACGGCTGGGTGTCGCGGGAAGTCATGCGGTCCATCGTAAGGCCGTGCCGCCTGCCCGGAAGATCTCGCCCGGTGGCCCAGACTGGGGCCGGTTGACCGAGGAGGCACGGATGGGGTCGCTGCGGCGGGCCGAGGAGGCGGGAGCGGGGTCGCTGCGCCGGACGCTGACGTTCCGGGATCTGCTCGTCTACGGGCTGCTGTTCATCGCCCCGATGGCGCCGGTCGGCATCTTCGGCACGCTGCAGGCGAAGTCGCACGGCGCGGTCGCCCTGGTCTACGTCGTCGCGACGGTCGCGATGGCCTTCACCGCGTACTCGTACGCCCAGATGGTGCGGGTCGCCCCGCGGGCCGGGTCGGTCTACA
The sequence above is a segment of the Streptomyces lydicus genome. Coding sequences within it:
- the ppgK gene encoding polyphosphate--glucose phosphotransferase, whose translation is MRVFGVDIGGSGIKGAPVDLERGDLTEERHKVLTPHPATPDAVADCVAEVVEHFGWSGPVGVTFPGVIVGGTARTAANVDKRWIDTDVAALLTGRLGGEAGGCPVTVLNDADAAGLAEMQHGAGRGRSGTVILLTFGTGIGSAVFSDGRLLPNTELGHLELNGHEAEKRASTKAKEDHDLSWEQWAHRVKKYLAHVEMLFSPELFVIGGGVSRKAEKFLPLIEGIRAEIVPAQLRNNAGIVGAAMAAYAARTGEPPGADGSPVVASPARQPAPTPRPGGPASRPAVESPLGWPDAGR
- a CDS encoding 4-hydroxy-3-methylbut-2-enyl diphosphate reductase, translated to MTSRDTQPSARKVLLAAPRGYCAGVDRAVIAVEKALEQYGAPVYVRHEIVHNKYVVKTLEKKGAIFVDETEEVPEGNIVIFSAHGVAPVVHEEAKRGKLATIDATCPLVTKVHKEAVRFANEDYDILLIGHEGHEEVIGTSGEAPDHITLVDGPGDVENVEVRDPDKVVWLSQTTLSVDETMETVDALKGRFPNLLSPPSDDICYATQNRQTAVKQMGAEADLVIVVGSKNSSNSVRLVEVALGAGARDAHLVDYAEEIDESWLEGVGTVGVTSGASVPEILVHGVLDWLAQRGYEDVETVTAAQESIAFSLPKELRRDLRAEARAAGGTTEG